Proteins from a single region of Cytophagaceae bacterium:
- a CDS encoding DinB family protein produces MKKLLTVLFFLGLSITSFSQNLTLKKTLLDQIRSTHHGKNWFVSIDVALQGVTAEQANWHDNSGNHSIGQLTSHLVFWNERILRGFRNETPEKFSGNNEESFTKFEKESWEKTLKKLSDIMLGLEAEIEKADDEKLVKIAETVANTATHNAYHTGQIIFARKLQGSWNPENGVK; encoded by the coding sequence ATGAAAAAGTTACTAACTGTTTTGTTCTTTTTGGGTTTGTCTATTACTTCCTTTTCGCAAAATCTTACCTTAAAAAAAACACTACTTGACCAGATCAGGAGTACACATCATGGTAAAAACTGGTTTGTGTCTATCGATGTGGCACTGCAGGGTGTCACTGCTGAGCAAGCCAACTGGCATGACAACTCAGGCAATCACAGCATCGGGCAGTTGACTTCACATTTGGTTTTCTGGAATGAAAGGATTCTCAGAGGCTTCAGAAATGAGACACCTGAAAAATTCAGTGGCAACAATGAGGAGTCATTTACGAAATTTGAAAAAGAAAGCTGGGAAAAAACCCTGAAAAAACTTTCAGATATAATGCTGGGACTAGAAGCCGAAATCGAAAAAGCTGATGATGAAAAGTTGGTAAAAATCGCTGAAACTGTGGCCAATACCGCTACTCACAATGCCTACCATACCGGTCAAATTATCTTCGCCCGCAAGCTACAGGGAAGCTGGAATCCTGAGAATGGGGTGAAGTAG
- a CDS encoding YqaE/Pmp3 family membrane protein produces MLLIAVLVPWLSFLLRGKILSGILCLLLQITIIGWLPAALWAVASRLDGKNQTRVRRMERRMAR; encoded by the coding sequence ATGTTATTGATTGCAGTTTTGGTGCCCTGGTTATCTTTTTTACTTAGAGGAAAAATTCTCAGTGGTATTTTGTGTTTATTACTTCAAATCACCATCATAGGCTGGTTGCCTGCTGCACTATGGGCTGTAGCTTCGCGTCTTGATGGAAAAAACCAAACCCGCGTCAGAAGGATGGAGCGGAGAATGGCGAGATGA
- a CDS encoding winged helix-turn-helix transcriptional regulator — protein sequence MRRDIFQAIADPTRRAIIALIALQAMTPNALAEHFDSTRQAVSKHLKILTECELIQQEQKGREIYYKLEIDKMKEIDIWLEQFRKIWESRFNQLDALLETLKQIKK from the coding sequence ATGAGAAGAGATATTTTTCAGGCAATAGCCGACCCCACCCGCAGAGCCATTATAGCCCTGATAGCCCTGCAGGCTATGACACCCAATGCCCTCGCCGAACATTTCGACAGTACCCGTCAGGCAGTATCGAAACACCTTAAAATACTGACAGAGTGTGAGTTAATACAGCAGGAGCAAAAAGGCCGGGAGATATATTATAAACTGGAAATTGACAAAATGAAAGAAATAGACATTTGGCTGGAGCAGTTTAGGAAAATCTGGGAAAGCCGGTTTAATCAATTGGATGCTTTATTGGAAACGCTTAAACAAATTAAAAAATGA
- a CDS encoding SRPBCC domain-containing protein, protein MKKPFIFDFEPYKASNTLTIKREFAAGRQLVWDCYTKAEYLSRWFAPTPLTSITKSMDFRDGGHWHYAMVEPNGTEHWGWTDFVHIQPIDYYTSKDAFCDANGKVNSDLPTAHWKVSFSDLGKNTVIETLVTYNSQADLETVINMGMEPGMISTLERLDDLLLEICN, encoded by the coding sequence ATGAAAAAGCCTTTTATATTTGACTTTGAGCCTTACAAGGCCAGCAACACGCTTACCATCAAACGTGAATTTGCTGCCGGTCGACAGCTGGTTTGGGACTGTTACACCAAAGCCGAATACCTCAGCCGGTGGTTTGCTCCAACACCACTCACCTCAATCACTAAGTCGATGGACTTTAGAGATGGTGGGCACTGGCACTATGCAATGGTGGAGCCAAATGGCACCGAGCATTGGGGTTGGACAGACTTTGTGCATATTCAGCCCATTGATTATTACACTTCCAAAGATGCATTTTGCGATGCAAACGGAAAGGTAAATTCAGACTTACCTACAGCTCATTGGAAAGTTTCTTTTAGTGATTTGGGTAAAAATACGGTTATTGAAACCCTGGTAACCTATAATAGTCAGGCTGATTTAGAAACTGTAATCAATATGGGTATGGAACCGGGAATGATCTCTACTCTGGAAAGACTCGACGATTTACTTTTGGAAATATGCAATTAA